The following coding sequences lie in one Myxococcus xanthus genomic window:
- the nuoK gene encoding NADH-quinone oxidoreductase subunit NuoK translates to MVPITYYLLLAAALFCMGMFGVLVRRNALVVFMSVELMLNAANLTFVAFARMRGDDLGHVSAFFVIAVAAAEAAIGLAIVIAVFRSRGSILLEDLRTMKH, encoded by the coding sequence ATGGTTCCCATCACCTACTATCTCCTGCTTGCCGCCGCCCTGTTCTGCATGGGCATGTTCGGCGTGCTCGTTCGCCGCAACGCGCTGGTCGTCTTCATGAGCGTGGAGCTGATGCTCAACGCGGCCAACCTCACGTTCGTGGCCTTCGCGCGCATGCGCGGTGACGACCTCGGCCACGTGTCCGCCTTCTTCGTCATCGCGGTGGCGGCGGCGGAAGCCGCCATCGGTCTGGCCATCGTCATCGCCGTCTTCCGGAGCCGGGGCAGCATCCTGCTGGAAGACCTCCGGACGATGAAGCACTGA